GGCGGTGAGCACGGCCGCCGCGAAGAGCGCCCGCGGCACCGGCGCGCCGCGCTCCAGGAGGAGGCTCGTCGCGACGCCGCGCAGCTCCTCCGGGAAGTCGGCCGCGGCGGCGTTCACGTTGACGCCGATGCCGATCACCACCCACTGCACCCGCTCCACCTCGGCCGCCATCTCGGTCAGGACGCCGGCCAGCTTGCGGCCCGAGGCGAGCACGTCGTTCGGCCACTTGATGCCGGCCGCCGCCACCCCCGCCTGCCGCACCGCCTGGCACACCGCCACCGACGCCAGCAGCGTCAGCTCCGGGGCGCGCGCCGGGGGGAGGTCGGGGCGGAGCACGGCGGAGAGGTAGACGTTGCGCCGGGCCGGCGAGCTCCAGCTGCGCCCGCGCCGGCCGCGGCCGGCGGTCTGGCGCTCGGCCACCACCACCTCGCCGTGCAGCGCGCCCTCCTCGGCGAGCCCCTTGGCGACGTCGTTGGTCGAGCCGACCTCCTCGTACCAGTGCAGCGTCTGCCCGACGTCGTGGGTGTTGAGCAGCGGCCGCAGCTCGAGCTCGCCGAGCCGGTCGGGGATCTCGCGCAGGCGGTAGCCGCGGGCCGGGGCGGCCTCGATGCGATAGCCCTGCGCGCGCAGGGCGCGCACGTGCTTCCAGACCGCCGCCCGCGACAGCCCGAGCTTGTCGCTGATCGCCTCGCCCGACACGTAGTCGTCGCCCGCCTCCGCCAGGAAGGCCAGCACCAGCTCCTCGCTGCCGGCGCGGACGGGCTCGGGCATGGCGGTCACGAGGGCGCGATCTCGAACGAGACGTCCACCGCGCGCGCGCTGTGGGTGAGCGCGCCCATCGACACGAAGTCCACGCCGGTGGCGGCCACCCGCGGCAGCCGCTCCAGCGTCATGTTGCCGCTCGCCTCGAGCAGCACCCGCCCGCGCGCGAGGCGGACCGCCTCCGCCAGCGCCGCGTCGTCCATGTTGTCGAGCAGCACGATGTCGGCGCCGGCCGCGATGGCCTCCTCGAGGCCGGCCAGATCGGTGACCTCCGCCTCGACGCGCAGGAGCGCGCTGGCGCTGGCGCGGGCGCGGCGGACCGCCTCCCCCACCCCGCCGCAGGCGGCCACGTGGTTGTCCTTGATGAGCACCCCGTCGCCGAGCGCGAAGCGGTGGTTGACGCCGCCGCCGGCCCGCACCGCGGCCTTCTCCAGCGCGCGCCAGCCGGGGGTGGTCTTGCGGGTGTCGAGCAGCCGCGTCTTGCCGCCGCCGCGGGCGAGCGCGTCGGCGCAGGTGCGGGTGAGCGTGGCCACGCCGGAGAGGCGCTGCAGGAAGTTGAGCGCGGTGCGCTCGGCGGCGAGGAGCGCGCGCAGCGGACCGCGCGCGCTCCCGAGCCATTCGCCCTTCGCGGCGCGGGCGCCGTCCGGCCGGTCGAAGCGGCAGGAGGCGCCGAGGCGCTCGAAGACGCGCTCGGCGACGGCGGTCCCGGCCAGGACGAGGTCGTCCTTGGCCAGGAACCGCCCCTCGCCCGTCGCCTGGGCATCGAGCGTGGCGTCGCTGGTCGCGTCGCCGAGGAAGAGGTCCTCCTCCAGCGCCAGCTCGACGAGCCGCTCGACGTGCGCTGGGAGGAGGGCCACGGTGCTACCTCCGGCCGCGCGCCGCCTTGCGGGCGCCCTTGGCCTTGCCCTTGGCCGCCTTCTTCGGCGCAGCCTTCTTCGCGGCCTTCTTGGCCGGCTTCTTCGCGGCCTTCCGGGCGGCGGGGGCCTTCTTGGCGACCTTCTTGGCCGCCTTCTTGGCCGGCTTCGCCTTCGCCTTGGCCGCGGGCTTCGCCTTGGCCTTGGCGGCCGGCTTCTTCTTCGCCGGCGCGCGAGGCGCGGCGGGCGCGGGCGCCGGGGCGGCGGCGGCCTCGGCCGGCGTCTCGACCGGGCTCGCCTCGACGGCCGGGGCCGGCTCGCCGACGGGCTCGGTGACCGGCGCAGGGGCCTGC
This region of Anaeromyxobacter diazotrophicus genomic DNA includes:
- a CDS encoding biotin--[acetyl-CoA-carboxylase] ligase, with product MPEPVRAGSEELVLAFLAEAGDDYVSGEAISDKLGLSRAAVWKHVRALRAQGYRIEAAPARGYRLREIPDRLGELELRPLLNTHDVGQTLHWYEEVGSTNDVAKGLAEEGALHGEVVVAERQTAGRGRRGRSWSSPARRNVYLSAVLRPDLPPARAPELTLLASVAVCQAVRQAGVAAAGIKWPNDVLASGRKLAGVLTEMAAEVERVQWVVIGIGVNVNAAAADFPEELRGVATSLLLERGAPVPRALFAAAVLTALEEWLDRHADEGFGPVRAAWREMSDTLGREVRIRGGAAELTGVAEDIDEAGALLVRTATGLERVVAGDVELLRPA
- the nadC gene encoding carboxylating nicotinate-nucleotide diphosphorylase, whose product is MALLPAHVERLVELALEEDLFLGDATSDATLDAQATGEGRFLAKDDLVLAGTAVAERVFERLGASCRFDRPDGARAAKGEWLGSARGPLRALLAAERTALNFLQRLSGVATLTRTCADALARGGGKTRLLDTRKTTPGWRALEKAAVRAGGGVNHRFALGDGVLIKDNHVAACGGVGEAVRRARASASALLRVEAEVTDLAGLEEAIAAGADIVLLDNMDDAALAEAVRLARGRVLLEASGNMTLERLPRVAATGVDFVSMGALTHSARAVDVSFEIAPS